From the Pseudodesulfovibrio indicus genome, the window GCCTGTGTTCAATTTACCGCCCATTTTTGAAAGATTAATGAGGTCCAGTGGAGCCCAACTTTATAACGTGTTACGCGCAGAACTGATTTCCCGTAGTTTTTCGTTAGCCATATCTAAAAATTGTTTCAGTTCCTTGGGAGTATCTGCGAAGATAGACCATTTTCGTATTACAGTATCAAAACTTGGCGGATCAATTGTGCCCTCGTTGTCATGCTTAAAAATGCCTTGTTTTTTGCAAAGGTCTGATTTGAGTATTTGGAAGAATTGAGCGATGAAGATATGAAAGAGCTTACCTCGTCCCCACCGGCATTCATCAATTTCTTCCAGTTCATCCAGGCATTCCTCAATAGAATCTGCTATTGCCGGAGCTACCTGGACTGTTTGTTTCGGGGGAGATTGAATGGGGCTGTGAAAACAAATGGTTCCATGTTGGATTTTAAGACTGCTTTTTATCAGTGAGTCTCGAACGGTGAATTTTTTAATATCCTCGTTGTGTTCGAACAGTCGCATGGCCTTAAGCCAAGCATTCCATTCGCGAGCAGCTTCACAAAATTTAGCAAGCATATCTTTGTATAAACGTATCGCCTTGGCTGTTGCTTTAGATGGCAGTTGGGATTTGTTTAGCACTCTCGAAATAACATCTGGTGAGATGTATAAGTTTTCTATCGAATAGCAGGGGGTGACGAAGAGGAGGTCGTGTTTTGTTGCCGGGGCAATAAAGTCATGGTCTACGAAAAATAGGAGTAGCCTTTTATTGTTTACAGAATTTACGGCAAGACGTTCTAAAGCTTTTAAGACACCATCGCGATTTCCACATGAATACGTAGATATTTCTTTGTACCCTGTAGAGAAAATAACTCTAACATCGTAGTATAGATCGTCATTTTTCCCTTCATAAAAGCAATGTAAAGTTTGATTGTCTTTTTTGTCTATGAATTGCCGAAGCGCTTTCCCGTAATCGGTTTCACGCAACATATTTTTTTTAGTGTCCCTCACAATAGTTACTTGGCAAATGAAGATATATTGTTGGTATACTCAACAAGAGAATTGTCAAAAATAAACGGTGAGTGGGTCGCGGCGATAATAAGCGAGCAGCTGTCCGTCATAATTATGTCTTCTAGATACCTACTCTGCCATTCGATTGAAAGTGAAAGATCAGGTTCGTCGAAAAGAAGTATATTGTTGCTTCTGTGTCCCAACAGCAGTTCAGAGAAAAGATATAATATTTGTTTTTCTCCTGACGATAAATCCACAAGGTGAATTCTGTCTCCATCCTTATGTTTGACATAGAATTCTAATTCCTTGTCGTCATAAATGGCTTCCTTTTCAAATAGGTAGGAACTGCATATGGATGCATACTTTTTCATCTTTATATGTCCATCTATGCTATTTTTGTAGGCATCCATTAATGCATTAAGCAATTCTAATAGGTTGGAGTCGTTTTGACTTTCGTATAGATCGCCCGTTTTTACTTTGTTCAGGATTGTTGTTTTTACTTCATCGCTAACGCCTCTGCCAACTCGTTCTAGAAGATATTTCACGTTGGCTTGTAGCAACTCCGGTTTTTCTTCACTTGGTGCTGATTGGGAAGTGAGGTTGTTGATCATCCTACTTGCAACATTGGATAGTCCCTCTACGGCATGAGATTTCATCATCCCTAAGCAGTCGTCTATGTATTTCTGGACTTTCCCCATGCCCGTTGTCTTTTCTTCATCAAGTTCCTTTTCCATTATCATTCTGGGAGTGCTGTCGAACCTTGTTCCCCAAGGCTCAATAATTCGGGAGGTCGGCAGAGGGAGGAGGCTTTCGTTTAACTCCCGAATTACCTTTTTTCCTGCTTTACTTCGATAGATGTCCGTTGATCCTATGGTGGAGTAATATTCATCAACAAATACGCTTAGCCATGAGGAATATTTATCTATTAGTTTTTTATATTTAGTCGTGGCTTTAAATTCTTTTGCTGTCCTGTACATTAAATATGAGCGTGTTCTGGTATAGTCCTTAGCACTCATCCTTTCTTTGAGGGCATGCAACAAATCGAGCCTTTGGGTGTGGTCAACTGGTTTATCTATAAGATCCGATTGCCTGGTCTCAAAGATTGTTCCATCTTTAAACGTGATTACTGCTTTGTTAAATCGAAATTTTAGTAGTTCTTTTCGGTCTCCACTTATTAAAGCACGAATGAGCCGAACAACGGTAGTTTTCCCAGAGCCATTTTCCCCGACAAAAATATGAATTCCATCCTCCATGGGGAGTTCGTAACTCTTGGTCCCGAAGAGACCGTCTATGCTTATTGAAGCAACCGGGTTTTTGTCCTTCATAGCTCGGAGTGAGGTTGCTAAAGATTCTTCCATCGTCTTCTCGATTGTTCGATTGTGGGGATACTAGACATCTGATAACAGAGTATGTCAGCGTATTCAAACTGGGGAATTCCCCCTTTAGGGCGGTATGGGATCCGTTGAATGGACGGAGGTTTGACCAAATATGTCTATGGGTGCTTCGTTTCTTTTCGTATACGGAACCAATTAAGGAAGTCTATGTCTGGATCAAGTGGTATGCGATCAGGGCTTTTTGCCCTTGTTGGTGGGGGCGACGGCGATTGCTATGACTATTATGAAAGTACAATACTCAACTCGCCCGATCCGGATGTCCTTGAGAATATATCAGAATCTGAGATTTTAGATATAGAGTTTGATGGTAATACTGTTTATGCGGTTGATGACGATGGTGCTTACGCAGGATCAATCACAACCGGAAGTCTTGCTGTACTTATTGGCTGTATTGAAATGGGCGTAGATTTCATTGCGATTGTCGAAGATCTCGATGGCGGGAGGTGCGTAGTAACTGTGCAGCCAGAAAGCGATTATGAGTAATGCCTAATCTCGATAGCCCTCGACCAAGACATAGCCAGCGAGCCTTTGGTAAGCAAAAGTTTAACGTTGTTAAAAAGAGATATCTCCCTCGCCCTAATGTTAGTTGTGGGGAAAGTTTTTGGAGTGTGGTTGAGAATAGGCGAACACGTCGCGAGTTTGAATCAATTTCAATTGATTTTCTCGCAAGTCTTTTGTGGTATTCTGCTCACCCCCGGAAGGTTCGAAAGGACGAGCAAGGATTCGAAACCCAATTCCGCCCACCCCCGTCTGCCGGTGGGCTGCACCCGATAGAGATATTAGTTGTGAGGCCAGACGATTCTGGCTGGCTCCCTTATGTCTACGATCCCAAAGCTCATTGCCTTTGCCAGATTGGAGTTGACGATGCGAAGGTTAGCTCATTCGTGTATGACGTGGAAGATGTGATACCGATTCAGAATGGAACCATTTTATGGCTCGCAGCCAACTTTGAGAAAACAAGGGCGAAGTATCACAATGCTGATAGCTTAGTATGGCGGGATGCGGGAGTGTTGATTGGACACATGGCGCTTGTCGCAGAAGCTCTCTCTCTTTCCTATTGTCCTTTAGGAATTACTGGTGAGCCTATGGTCTCAGAGTTGTTGTCATCAACTGGGCTAGTTGGAGTTGGAGGGGCCGTTATCGGCGAGCAGGTGCCTTAATTCCTATTTCTTTCCTGAATAGATGGCTCCAGACGATGGGGTCTCTTTGACGACGACTTTTGACAAGCCGGGCAGGTTGTCTTTCAGCTTGTCCCATATCCATATGGCGATATTCTCACTCGTGGGATTGTCCAGCCCCGGGATGTCATTTAGATAATTATGATCCAAAGTTCCAATTACCGGTGCAGCGATTGCTTTGAGGTCTGAGAAGTCTACGACCCATCCTGTGGCATCAGAAATGTCTCCTGATACATGGATATCAACCCCAAATGAGTGGCCATGTAGTCTTGAGCATTTGTGACCATCTGGGACGTTTGGGAGCTTGTGGGCCGCATCAAACGTCATTGTGACGTAGATATCCATGATACACCTATCGTATACCAATGTATTTGTGAGTTTGAATGCTGAGTTTCCAAAGCGGATTCCGTAAGCAGAAGTCGATCACTTCTCGAGTTGATTCTTTGGCGGTTAGCCCGTCCTTCGGTTGCAAATAATAATGATCAAAGCTGTATTGCTCAAAATGGTGAATTGATATACCGGGTTGTGGCCATACGAGTTTGAGTTCATTGCCAGACGTCACAACAAGTCTTGTCCCTGCCTTTGGACTTACCGTGATCCAGTCAATTCCATTGGGTATGTCTGTTGTTCCATTTGTTTCTATGGCTGTTTCATATCCATTTGCTTTTGCTTCCAAAATCATTTTGTTGGTCAATTGGAGGGCTGGCTCTCCTCCAGTGAAGACAATATAGGGTTTTGGAGTGAGGCAGGATCCGACCATGGAATTGATTGTAGCGATTACTTCTTCTTCTGCAGTATAATATCCACCGCCTGGGCCATCAGTCCCAAGAAAATCAGTATCGCAAAATTTACAAATTGCTGTTTGGCGATCTTTTTCTTTGCCGGACCAGAGATTACAGTTGGAGAATCTGCATAACACGGCAGGGCGTCCTGAGTGGTGTCCTTCTCCCTGGAGAGTGTAGAATATTTCTTTAATGAAGAAGCTCAAAAGTTGTTAATCTCACTTCGCGTTAGCCTTGATGATTGAGAACCCATTTTACATGGTTACAGCGAGACATCCAACTAAAAAACTGATATCCGTTGTCGTAATTTAAGGGAGTTCACGGTTTTCATGCGAAAAAAACGATAAGGAGTCATGTTATGTCAGGAACCGGTGGCGGCAATGGCGGCGGAAGCGGGGGCGGTGGGGGTGCCCATAGAGAGTGCCCAGATTTTTTTGAAGAGACAGTATTGAATTCTCCAAACCATATTGTATTAGCCAATCTTGAAGAAGGTGATTTGCTTTCGGTGTATTTGAACGATGAGGGGGGACACTCTACAGTGCTCGCTGTTGACGGTGATGGAAATTCCGCAGGGTCGATAACTATTGGTTCCTTGGCCCAATTGATTGAGTGTCTTGAAGACGGGTACGATTATGTGGCTGTAGTCGTAAGCGTGGACGGGGGGCATTGTCGGGTTCAAATAAGGTTGGAAAGCGATTTATGATCACAATATTTGGTGGTGTTTACACTGAAAGGTGTCTTGTGCCTCCTTGGCATCAGATTTATGGGTCAGGTGGTAGGGCTGCCGCAGCGTTATCTAAACTTTCGGATAACGTGAGGCTTTGTACATATCTTGCCGCTAAAGATATGATCGCTTTTAAGTCCGTGGCCGCAGTGTACCGTTTTCACTTTGAAGTCGTCGAAGTTGATACTGGTATAGCGTTTGATTATTTTCATGGCTTATCTGTCCCGCACATAGCACCTGCTCCATCCAAGATAGTTCAGCAGCCTCCAATTATTGGTGAGGCTGAATGTGCTTTGCGATTTGGCTTTATGGAGGGTGATGCCATCGTCAAAGGGGGCAGAGTGGTTTATGATCCGCAGTCTGCTTCATCTCCGCAGCCCTATCGGGACAACGGATCCGAGGCTGATGTTTTGGCCTATGTGTTAAACAAGCATGAAGGTAGTTTGTTTTGTGGGAGTCGCAATCCCACAGAAATTTGCAAATATTTACATAAAGAGCACCAGGCTGATGTGGTTGTGTTGAAGATGGGCCCGCGAGGAGCCCTGATTAGTGATGGTGGGAAGCTTATGCTGGTTCCCTGTCTTGAAACGGACAATGTCTGGCCGTTGGGATCCGGGGATGTCTTTGCGGCCATCTTTTCTCATTATTGGGCCGAAAAAAACGAATCTGCCGAGATTGCCGCGATGCAAGCATCAAAGGCTACAGCATATTATTGTAATACCTCTACGTTGCCGATTCCTTTTGATATCGACAAGTTTATTGATTCGGATTGTATCCCGGAGAGCTATGTGAGCAGAGAGGGTGAGGCCCCATTACAGGTTTACTTGGCAGGGCCTTTTTTTAATGTCGCCGAAAGATGGTTGATCGAAGAAGTGCGAAACGAGCTGCAGAGGAGTGGATTGAAGGTGTTCTCACCCTTGCACGATGTGGGACCGGGGAAAGCTGACGACGTTGCTGTAAAAGACCTTAAAGGGGTGGATGATAGCCAGTTAATGTTTGCAATACTAAATGGTCTTGATCCTGGAACTGTCTATGAGATTGGCTATGCAAGGGCCAAAGGGATTCCGGTGATTGTGCTCAGTCAGAACGAAAAGGAAGAAGATTTAAAAATGATTGAAGGCTCAGGCTGTTTTGTTGAAAATGATCTAGTTAAGGCAATATACAAAACGATGTGGGTTGCAAATAAGTTATGAGTCTGGGATTGCTGCTATCTGGTGGGATGGATTCGATTTCCATCGCATACTGGAAAAAGCCGGATGTTGCGTTGACACTTGATTATGGTCAGCGAAGTGCTTCGACGGAGGTTAGGACTGCTGCAAAGATCTGCAAAGAACTGTCCATTTCACATGAGGTGATTAAGGTAGATTGCAGCAAACTTGGATCGGGAGATTTGGCAGGAACCCCTCAGGATTTAAATGCACCGTCTAGTGAATGGTGGCCTTACCGTAATCAAATGTTGATCACTTTGGCTGCCATGCGTGGTATCGCTCTTGGTGTCGATGAGTTGATGATTGGGTCGGTTAAATCAGATGACAGCCATGTCGATGGACGACCAGAGTTTATTGAAGCCATGGATCGAGTTATGGGAATGCAGGAGGGGGGGATGCGTATAGTCGCTCCCGCGATTGGGATGACAACCCCAGAGCTTGTCAAGGTTTCGGGCATCACCCCAGACATATTGTGCTGGGCCCATTCTTGCCACACCGGGAATCATGCTTGTGGGGTTTGTAGAGGGTGCAACAAACACCGGGAAACGATGATCGCCATTGGCTACGGAAACTACTGATAAGAATTCTTATTGGGTTACGACTGTAAGTGGTTGGAGCCTTGATATTGCTTTTGTGTTTAGGCGTTTCATATTTTCCCATATTATTGCGTCCAGCAACGATGGCTTTACATTGATTGCTTTGGCAAAGTTTATGAACAGGCATTCCATTTCCAGGTAGTGTTTTGGGATTTGGTGGGCTGAGCTAAAGAATCCTGCCAATATTCCTGCTCGATGAATATGGATGTCTAAAATGGCGACCGCATCACTTCCGAGCCAGTTCCTCACGATCCACGAGGCCGTTTTAAGGCCAACCCCTCTTACACCCAGAAGCCATGATCGCAGCTTGGCTGGGCTTTCTTGAGGCGACTCTTCTTGACTGAGTTTGGTGAGAGCATCATAGAGGTACTCTGCCTTCTGTCTTGCAAAACGGTAGCGTACTTTTTTCCCATTAATTGGAAGCGGAGAAGAAAGTACTCCGTAGATTTCTTCTTTAGAAAATACGTCTGCATTTAATAAGCCCGTTCGTTTGAGCCTTGAAAAAGCAGCAATGCCGACCTCAGCTGGAATTCCGTGCCCACCAAGTAGGCACGCGGCGACTTCTTCTTTGAATGTAGAGCCCAACCTGTACCCTTTTTGATCTAGGTCGGCCTTGAACCACACTTGTGAAGCCCAAAAGGCTGGTGTGAACAGTTCATCGCATCGTCCCCACAATATGCCAGAAGCCACAGTTCGTTTAGGGGAAGGCAGATCAAGTTCCAACACCTTGCCATCTATGACCTTGTACACCGTTTGGCTCATATCTCATCTCCTGCCCTTTTAGGCTGCATTGACGGTTGCGTGAGCACGAGCACGTCGATTTGTAAGACTTCACAGCATTGAAGCACCCATGCGAAAGAGAATGTGCCTCGGTGCATTTTGCCTCTTATTCCGCTGATGGTCTCTGAATAGCCTGCCTCAGTTAGCATCCCCGCCAGCGCTTTGTGGCTAACCCCTCGGCGCGCCAATTCTGATTTTACAATACGCAAGGCTTCTATTTCCATTGGCCGTTTTCCCATAGTTCTGACTAGAATCTCACAGAGAATAAGTTTTGTATATACAAAATTTTTTCTATAAATAAAATTAAAATTTCATATATAAAACTTATGAGTGGTCGCAGTGTTTTCGATGCGATAGGTGATATATCTAATTGTTTAAGGGACTTGCCTGAAGGGGCGTGGAGAGAGGCACGTATCTTCGTGCCGTTCTAAAGTCATCAGCGCCCCTGTTCGTTTTGAAGGAGCGCACAGAAGTGGGGCTAAGAAAGACCCACAATTGAAAGCGGGTGCAGAGATGCTTGAGGAAAGGGGTAGGCCTGGGACCCTGTAAGTGCAACTGCACGTCTTTTCCGTAATTACCTAACTCCCATTGAGAGACCCCCCGGCTCTGCCGGGGTGGCCATAGGAGTTTGGCTTGAGGTAGCGGAACGCTTCACGTGTCCGCTATGTGTCCGCTCTTTCTCCGACGCCATGCGAGAACAACGACATTCCGCGCTTTCCGCACACCATGCTACAGCGCGCTTTGAAGAGACTTGGCGGCAAATAAGTCCCGTTTAATTAGTTGGTTGGTGTGTTAATTGGGTTAAGTGCCAACAAGAATGGCATTCAAGAGGTCGTGGGTTCGATTCCCTCCAGCTCCACCAATGAATTTAAAGGCTTAGAAGGTTTTCCTTCTAAGCCTTTTTTCGTGGAATATACAAAAGAATATACAAATGATATCGGGTGGATGGTGATTTGTTTTGGGGATGGGGAATTAGGTATGGTGTCCCCCTAATTCCAAGAATTGAAGTGCATCATTTTGAATGAAGCGTTTTTTTGGGTGTGGCGAGCGAGAACTGTGAATTTTGAGGAAGCAAAATGGATACAGAGAATAAACAAAAAAATAATATGTTAGACGTAACAATGAAAGCTCTTTGTTCTGAGGTGAATACTAAAAGTTTGGCAAAGGAGAGCGGCTTCGATGAGTGTGAAATCATTAAATGGAAAGACAAAGCTAAGGATGCTCTCTCGAAAATTTTTATGCCACCAATGAAAATACAACCGTTTGATTCAATTATTGAAAAAAACCTATTGCGTAGTTGTTCTGTCGTTTACGACAACGGCGTGGCGCTTTTGGATGATGCAAGTTTTTTGTACGACAATATGAGGTACGCTCGGGCTGTCTCACTTGCCATATTAGCTGAAGAAGAATTTTCCAAGGCGTTGATTCTAAAGATTGCAGTTTTAAATAAGCGTTGGGATGCTGAATTGTATTCCCCATTGAGATCACATGGGTACAAACAAGCTATTTCTCGTGGTGTGGGAGAGGTTGCAGTTGATCTTGTGAGACACATGCGTCAAGCAATGCGTTCATTTCTACCTATTCAACCTTTTCCACTTAATGAGAGAGTGGAACAAGTTAAAAGTGATGTGTCTAAGAAGTATATTAGCAATGGGACGCTCGATAAGCTCAAGCAAGATGCTCAGTTTGTTTTTATTGGTAAGACAGGAGTCGCAAATAGAACTCCTTCATCTATTTCAGCAAAAGAGGCGGCAGATGCAATAAATGAAACAATTCGTTTCAAGGCATGGGTAGATGCATTGTTCGGTAATATTGACGATGATCATCCTTTGCTTAGGGCCGAGACTTTATTGGTGCAACAGCCAGGAGTGACTACAATCAAATATAAGGCAGGGTTGGATTTCCGTATGTCTATTTTTGAGTCTCAAGATTTTCCTGTGAGGCGTGAAGAAAACCCGTATGAGATACTTACTAGCTGGAAAGGGTGGGAGCCTGAGTCGTTCGATAAAGAGCAAAAAAAATTATTTTGCTTATTCCTTGAAAAGTACGACGGGATCAAACAGATGGAAAAACAACTTCTTGATCTGGGCTTAAAGTCTTCGAAGATTCTTGATGCCTGCAAGAAAATTATATCTGAGTATAACTCTTAGGACACTGGAATTAGGGGAACACCATACCAATATAATGAATAACCCACCACACCATCCTAGAAGATCCATCTGAGTTGATCCTGAGTCCGATTATGGCTATCTGAGTGAGGACTCCTTCACCATCCCAACGAGATGAGATCAGCAATGCCTTACATCGGATGTACTCAAAAGCTTTTAACTGAGATCAAGCCAGCACAAATTCTAGAGCCTACCAGCCAACGTGGGCTACAAGGCTGGCATGGGAACATCTTCAGATTCTTCCGTAGAAAATCCGTTTTGTTGGTCAACGATGAAACTCGGTTTGCCGTATTTATGTCCGGATTGGTCAGGAAGGTCTTCATTGATTTCGGCCATGTGTTCAATTCTATCCAGCTCCACCATGAATATTAAAGGCTTAGAAGGTTTTCCTTCTAAGCCTTTTTTCATGGGATATACAAAAAAGATACGGATGATATCGGGTGGGTATTCGGGGCACTCGGCTGGGTATCCCAATCTGTTCATCAAACAAGCACTGTCCAGTGGTCTAACAAAATGGACTCATTACGCTTGTCTGATCCGCCTGAACCGGTTCTCAATTAAACCCGCCATTACTCTTTACATAACATATGCAACTCACTAGGCTCGTTTACTAAACTAGGAATTGCGACGCCGCCAGTGGTCAACGTCGTTACTTTCCCTCATGCTGAATTGTCCTTAAGGATCTCCGTATGTACGATAAAACAG encodes:
- a CDS encoding PfkB family carbohydrate kinase, with the protein product MITIFGGVYTERCLVPPWHQIYGSGGRAAAALSKLSDNVRLCTYLAAKDMIAFKSVAAVYRFHFEVVEVDTGIAFDYFHGLSVPHIAPAPSKIVQQPPIIGEAECALRFGFMEGDAIVKGGRVVYDPQSASSPQPYRDNGSEADVLAYVLNKHEGSLFCGSRNPTEICKYLHKEHQADVVVLKMGPRGALISDGGKLMLVPCLETDNVWPLGSGDVFAAIFSHYWAEKNESAEIAAMQASKATAYYCNTSTLPIPFDIDKFIDSDCIPESYVSREGEAPLQVYLAGPFFNVAERWLIEEVRNELQRSGLKVFSPLHDVGPGKADDVAVKDLKGVDDSQLMFAILNGLDPGTVYEIGYARAKGIPVIVLSQNEKEEDLKMIEGSGCFVENDLVKAIYKTMWVANKL
- a CDS encoding AbiV family abortive infection protein, whose translation is MDTENKQKNNMLDVTMKALCSEVNTKSLAKESGFDECEIIKWKDKAKDALSKIFMPPMKIQPFDSIIEKNLLRSCSVVYDNGVALLDDASFLYDNMRYARAVSLAILAEEEFSKALILKIAVLNKRWDAELYSPLRSHGYKQAISRGVGEVAVDLVRHMRQAMRSFLPIQPFPLNERVEQVKSDVSKKYISNGTLDKLKQDAQFVFIGKTGVANRTPSSISAKEAADAINETIRFKAWVDALFGNIDDDHPLLRAETLLVQQPGVTTIKYKAGLDFRMSIFESQDFPVRREENPYEILTSWKGWEPESFDKEQKKLFCLFLEKYDGIKQMEKQLLDLGLKSSKILDACKKIISEYNS
- a CDS encoding 7-cyano-7-deazaguanine synthase, with the protein product MSLGLLLSGGMDSISIAYWKKPDVALTLDYGQRSASTEVRTAAKICKELSISHEVIKVDCSKLGSGDLAGTPQDLNAPSSEWWPYRNQMLITLAAMRGIALGVDELMIGSVKSDDSHVDGRPEFIEAMDRVMGMQEGGMRIVAPAIGMTTPELVKVSGITPDILCWAHSCHTGNHACGVCRGCNKHRETMIAIGYGNY
- the queE gene encoding 7-carboxy-7-deazaguanine synthase; this translates as MSFFIKEIFYTLQGEGHHSGRPAVLCRFSNCNLWSGKEKDRQTAICKFCDTDFLGTDGPGGGYYTAEEEVIATINSMVGSCLTPKPYIVFTGGEPALQLTNKMILEAKANGYETAIETNGTTDIPNGIDWITVSPKAGTRLVVTSGNELKLVWPQPGISIHHFEQYSFDHYYLQPKDGLTAKESTREVIDFCLRNPLWKLSIQTHKYIGIR
- a CDS encoding DUF4435 domain-containing protein; amino-acid sequence: MLRETDYGKALRQFIDKKDNQTLHCFYEGKNDDLYYDVRVIFSTGYKEISTYSCGNRDGVLKALERLAVNSVNNKRLLLFFVDHDFIAPATKHDLLFVTPCYSIENLYISPDVISRVLNKSQLPSKATAKAIRLYKDMLAKFCEAAREWNAWLKAMRLFEHNEDIKKFTVRDSLIKSSLKIQHGTICFHSPIQSPPKQTVQVAPAIADSIEECLDELEEIDECRWGRGKLFHIFIAQFFQILKSDLCKKQGIFKHDNEGTIDPPSFDTVIRKWSIFADTPKELKQFLDMANEKLREISSARNTL
- a CDS encoding nitroreductase family protein, encoding MPNLDSPRPRHSQRAFGKQKFNVVKKRYLPRPNVSCGESFWSVVENRRTRREFESISIDFLASLLWYSAHPRKVRKDEQGFETQFRPPPSAGGLHPIEILVVRPDDSGWLPYVYDPKAHCLCQIGVDDAKVSSFVYDVEDVIPIQNGTILWLAANFEKTRAKYHNADSLVWRDAGVLIGHMALVAEALSLSYCPLGITGEPMVSELLSSTGLVGVGGAVIGEQVP
- a CDS encoding DUF6933 domain-containing protein; the encoded protein is MPYIGCTQKLLTEIKPAQILEPTSQRGLQGWHGNIFRFFRRKSVLLVNDETRFAVFMSGLVRKVFIDFGHVFNSIQLHHEY
- the queD gene encoding 6-carboxytetrahydropterin synthase QueD, producing MDIYVTMTFDAAHKLPNVPDGHKCSRLHGHSFGVDIHVSGDISDATGWVVDFSDLKAIAAPVIGTLDHNYLNDIPGLDNPTSENIAIWIWDKLKDNLPGLSKVVVKETPSSGAIYSGKK
- a CDS encoding DUF6471 domain-containing protein — protein: MEIEALRIVKSELARRGVSHKALAGMLTEAGYSETISGIRGKMHRGTFSFAWVLQCCEVLQIDVLVLTQPSMQPKRAGDEI
- a CDS encoding AAA family ATPase gives rise to the protein MEESLATSLRAMKDKNPVASISIDGLFGTKSYELPMEDGIHIFVGENGSGKTTVVRLIRALISGDRKELLKFRFNKAVITFKDGTIFETRQSDLIDKPVDHTQRLDLLHALKERMSAKDYTRTRSYLMYRTAKEFKATTKYKKLIDKYSSWLSVFVDEYYSTIGSTDIYRSKAGKKVIRELNESLLPLPTSRIIEPWGTRFDSTPRMIMEKELDEEKTTGMGKVQKYIDDCLGMMKSHAVEGLSNVASRMINNLTSQSAPSEEKPELLQANVKYLLERVGRGVSDEVKTTILNKVKTGDLYESQNDSNLLELLNALMDAYKNSIDGHIKMKKYASICSSYLFEKEAIYDDKELEFYVKHKDGDRIHLVDLSSGEKQILYLFSELLLGHRSNNILLFDEPDLSLSIEWQSRYLEDIIMTDSCSLIIAATHSPFIFDNSLVEYTNNISSFAK